A single window of Arachis stenosperma cultivar V10309 unplaced genomic scaffold, arast.V10309.gnm1.PFL2 arast.V10309.gnm1.Scaffold_100071, whole genome shotgun sequence DNA harbors:
- the LOC130960107 gene encoding 60S ribosomal protein L5, mitochondrial-like, with protein MNSSRLLHDFLSGGNQFFSINHYTMFPLHFHYEDVSRQDPLLKLNHANVMEVPRSCEIRLVPKAPYDFIIQNGKLAMEIPRGQKLIQTHRGSTGKSFRSNPFLGSNKDKGYVSDLARQSTLRGHGMSNFSVRISTVMSLVDSPVERRLNSIQFSMETELFEFSPELEDHFEIFEHIRGFNVTIVTSANTQDETLPPWSGFLQKDEGDSE; from the coding sequence ATGAATTCTTCAAGACTCCTACATGACTTTCTGTCTGGAGGGAATCAATTTTTCTCAATCAATCACTACACTATGTTTCCACTCCATTTTCATTACGAAGATGTCTCACGTCAGGATCCGTTGCTCAAACTGAATCACGCCAACGTTATGGAAGTTCCTAGATCGTGTGAAATAAGACTAGTACCAAAGGCACCCTATGATTTCATAATCCAAAATGGAAAATTGGCTATGGAGATTCCGCGCGGTCAGAAATTAATACAGACACACAGGGGTTCGACAGGAAAGTCGTTTCGATCAAATCCATTCTTGGGGTCAAATAAAGACAAAGGATATGTCAGTGACCTAGCACGACAAAGCACTCTCCGAGGGCATGGAATGTCTAATTTTTCGGTAAGAATCTCGACAGTAATGTCTCTGGTGGATTCTCCGGTCGAAAGACGGCTAAACTCAATTCAATTCTCGATGGAAACGGAGTTGTTCGAATTCTCCCCGGAACTGGAAGATCATTTCGAGATCTTCGAACATATTCGAGGGTTCAATGTGACTATTGTAACTTCGGCCAACACACAAGATGAGACTTTACCACCGTGGAGCGGCTTTTTGCAAAAAGATGAGGGAGATTCTGAGTAA
- the LOC130960121 gene encoding NADH-ubiquinone oxidoreductase chain 5: FTSDSVFDSPTVVMLIVVTSISSLVHLYSISYMSEDPHSPRFMCYLSILTFFMPMLVTGDNSLQLFLGWEGVGLASYLLIHFWFTRLQADKAATKAMPVNRVGDFGLAPGISGRFTLFQTVDFSTIFARASAPRNSWISCNMRLNAITLICILLLIGAVGKSAQIGSHTWSPDAMEGPTPVSALIHAATMVTAGVFMIARCSPLFEYPPTALIVITSAGATTSFLAATTGILQNDLKRVIAYSTCSQLGYMIFACGISNYSVSVFHLMNHAFFKALLFLSAGSVIHAMSDEQDMRKMGGLASSFPFTYAMMLMGSLSLIGFPFLTGFYSKDVILELAYTKYTISGNFAFWLGSLSVLFTSYYSFRSLFLTFLVPTNSFGRDIVRCHDAPIPMAIPLILLALGSLFVGYLAKV, encoded by the coding sequence TTCACTTCTGACTCCGTGTTCGATAGCCCGACCGTAGTGATGTTAATTGTGGTTACATCCATAAGTAGCTTGGTCCATCTTTATTCCATTTCATATATGTCTGAGGATCCGCATAGCCCTCGATTTATGTGTTATTTATCCATTCTTACTTTTTTTATGCCAATGTTGGTGACTGGAGATAACTCTCTTCAATTATTCCTGGGATGGGAGGGAGTAGGTCTTGCTTCATATTTGTTAATTCATTTCTGGTTTACACGACTTCAGGCAGATAAAGCAGCTACAAAAGCTATGCCTGTCAATCGAGTAGGTGATTTTGGATTAGCTCCTGGGATTTCGGGTCGTTTTACTCTCTTTCAAACAGTAGACTTTTCAACCATTTTTGCTCGTGCTAGTGCCCCCAGAAATTCTTGGATTTCTTGCAATATGAGATTGAATGCCATAACTCTTATTTGTATTTTACTTCTTATTGGTGCTGTTGGGAAATCTGCACAGATAGGATCGCATACTTGGTCACCCGATGCTATGGAGGGTCCCACTCCAGTATCCGCTTTGATTCATGCAGCTACTATGGTCACAGCTGGCGTTTTCATGATAGCAAGGTGCTCCCCTTTATTTGAATACCCACCTACGGCTTTGATTGTTATTACTTCTGCAGGAGCTACGACGTCATTCCTTGCGGCAACCACTGGAATATTACAGAACGATCTAAAGAGGGTCATAGCTTATTCAACTTGCAGTCAATTAGGCTATATGATCTTTGCTTGCGGCATCTCTAACTATTCGGTTAGCGTCTTTCACTTAATGAATCACGCCTTTTTCAAAGCATTACTATTCCTGAGTGCGGGTTCGGTGATTCATGCCATGTCGGATGAGCAAGATATGCGGAAGATGGGGGGGCTTGCCTCCTCGTTCCCTTTTACCTATGCCATGATGCTCATGGGCAGCTTATCTCTAATTGGATTTCCTTTTCTAACTGGATTTTATTCCAAAGATGTGATATTAGAGCTCGCTTACACTAAGTATACCATCAGTGGGAATTTTGCTTTCTGGTTGGGAAGTTTGTCTGTTCTTTTCACTTCTTATTACTCTTTTCGTTCACTTTTTCTAACATTTCTAGTACCAACTAATTCATTCGGGCGAGACATCGTAAGATGTCATGATGCGCCCATTCCTATGGCCATTCCTTTAATACTTCTGGCTCTCGGGAGTCTCTTTGTAGGATACTTGGCCAAAGTGTGA